One region of Azospirillum lipoferum 4B genomic DNA includes:
- a CDS encoding HlyD family type I secretion periplasmic adaptor subunit, protein MTTMTTGFPTPLSSDTGPETPAGKPSRKTATITSIHALRAAMPETGVRSLLLGGFLVLAVGFGGMTGWAAVAPLHSAISAVGSLAPETGRKVVKNTEGGVISAILVKEGDRVEAGQVLMRLDSTEAQTRLEMLNVALFDTLASEARLTAELFEKPAIEWPAELAARRANEPAVDTAMQNQEKLFQVRRNQLETETKLTQDRIATLGDEVKSLEKQRAFLAREIKLSDEDIEITQGLLDRGNSTRTKLVAAQKENAQLHAQDHELEARMSQSRQQAVEAQGDLIRRRSDFREKVLMELEKARGDAQKLAEQIRDARNRLDNRTIKAPDAGNVVIYGHPAVGGTITANEPVLDIVPDDKALLAEVRIQPKDIKSMAVDLPVKVQLTAYDSRVVGTIDGTVSYVSADRLTDTATRQDYYLARIRLKDADSHEVGHLKIKAGMPVEARIVLSPRTPLDYLIQPLSQSYVKAFIQE, encoded by the coding sequence GCTCTCCTCCGACACCGGTCCCGAGACCCCCGCCGGCAAGCCGTCGCGCAAGACCGCGACCATCACCTCGATCCATGCGCTGCGGGCGGCGATGCCGGAAACGGGTGTGCGCAGCCTGCTGCTGGGCGGCTTCCTGGTCCTGGCGGTCGGCTTCGGCGGCATGACCGGCTGGGCGGCGGTGGCCCCGCTGCACAGCGCGATCAGCGCCGTCGGCTCGCTGGCCCCGGAAACCGGCCGCAAGGTGGTGAAGAACACGGAAGGCGGCGTGATCAGTGCCATCCTGGTCAAGGAAGGCGACCGGGTCGAGGCGGGTCAGGTCCTGATGCGGCTGGACAGCACCGAGGCGCAGACCCGGCTGGAAATGCTGAACGTCGCGCTGTTCGACACTCTGGCGTCGGAAGCCCGCCTGACCGCCGAGCTGTTCGAGAAGCCCGCCATCGAGTGGCCGGCCGAACTGGCGGCGCGCCGCGCCAATGAGCCCGCGGTCGACACTGCCATGCAGAACCAGGAGAAGCTGTTCCAGGTCCGCCGCAACCAGCTGGAGACCGAAACCAAGCTGACCCAGGACCGCATCGCCACGCTCGGCGACGAGGTGAAGAGCCTGGAGAAGCAGCGTGCCTTCCTCGCCCGCGAGATCAAGCTGTCGGACGAGGACATCGAGATCACCCAGGGCCTGCTGGACCGCGGCAACTCCACCCGCACCAAGCTGGTGGCGGCGCAGAAGGAGAACGCCCAGCTGCACGCCCAGGACCATGAGCTGGAAGCCCGCATGTCCCAGTCGCGCCAGCAGGCGGTCGAGGCACAGGGCGATCTGATCCGCCGCCGCAGCGACTTCCGCGAGAAGGTGCTGATGGAGCTGGAGAAGGCGCGCGGCGACGCCCAGAAGCTGGCCGAGCAGATCCGCGACGCCAGGAACCGCCTGGACAACCGCACCATCAAGGCGCCCGACGCCGGCAACGTCGTGATCTACGGCCACCCGGCCGTCGGCGGCACCATCACCGCCAACGAACCGGTGCTGGACATCGTCCCCGACGACAAGGCCCTGCTGGCCGAGGTCCGCATCCAGCCGAAGGACATCAAGTCGATGGCCGTCGACCTGCCGGTGAAGGTGCAGCTGACCGCCTATGACAGCCGCGTCGTCGGCACAATCGACGGCACCGTGTCCTACGTCTCGGCCGACCGCCTGACCGACACCGCCACCCGCCAGGACTATTATCTGGCCCGCATCCGCCTGAAGGACGCCGATTCCCACGAAGTCGGCCACCTGAAGATCAAGGCCGGCATGCCGGTGGAAGCCCGCATCGTGCTCTCCCCCCGCACCCCGCTGGATTATCTGATCCAGCCGCTGAGCCAGTCCTACGTGAAGGCGTTCATCCAGGAGTGA
- a CDS encoding serine/threonine protein kinase, with amino-acid sequence MPSDAQTATMGTAAMANAEPVKLAERYEIQPGAPIPLLNAVGGNAFTAKALREKRIEPFAIICHGAMLPRMDICSTVGSLDNATHMRLLDWGLVDWPQDRGRRYCLVFERPGGKRLMGSLHDTLDPMPEDQLTRQIVHPLVSALKELSSRGVVHGAIRPTNLFYRDLAGGGLMLGDCVSTQPGYGQPVLLETIERGMANPAGRGTGIVADDLYSLGVTLLILALGRNPLAGLDDDAILQAKMERGSYPALVQQHRLPLAINEVVRGLLVDDPKQRWTLNDLDLWVAGRRLSPKQPQISRRAARPLEFQGAEYWHCRTLARAFARHAPAAASVIESGELDKWLRRSMGDEVRAEAVSNAIQTASSGKGGSQGDRLVARVCIALDPTAPIRYRGRAMMPDGIATMLADAFMRGESPQAVAEVIANQLPMFWVNVQADFKPEFVPLVQTYDQLRGFLDRSSHGLGVERVLYEMNPTMPCMSALVAKQLPTTPAELLRALDWIAAGGERHKDPIDRQIAAFLGARNKRGDELLFTQLGSGVEPMRRVIAMLTILSDIQARTGVDGLTHLASWVVALLDPAFRRFHNRPQQQEVRKMADAAAHNGRLTELLKVVDDPEALRRDRLEFEAAQIAYREADAEMDKIRHTISDRNAIIETSGRQVAAIVSSLLSTVLVAGIILFFAF; translated from the coding sequence ATGCCATCCGACGCCCAGACTGCAACGATGGGAACCGCCGCGATGGCGAACGCCGAACCGGTCAAGCTCGCCGAACGCTACGAAATCCAGCCCGGCGCGCCGATCCCCCTGCTGAATGCCGTCGGCGGCAACGCCTTCACCGCCAAGGCGCTGCGCGAGAAGCGGATCGAGCCCTTCGCCATCATCTGCCACGGGGCGATGCTGCCGCGGATGGACATCTGCTCCACGGTGGGCAGCCTCGACAACGCCACCCACATGCGGCTGCTCGATTGGGGGCTGGTGGACTGGCCGCAGGACCGCGGGCGGCGCTATTGCCTGGTGTTCGAGCGGCCGGGCGGCAAGCGGCTGATGGGATCGCTGCACGACACGCTGGACCCGATGCCGGAAGACCAGCTGACCCGCCAGATCGTCCACCCGCTGGTGTCGGCGCTGAAGGAGCTGTCGAGCCGCGGCGTGGTCCATGGCGCGATCCGTCCGACCAACCTGTTCTACCGCGATCTCGCGGGCGGCGGGCTGATGCTGGGCGACTGCGTGTCGACGCAGCCCGGCTACGGCCAGCCGGTCCTGCTGGAGACGATCGAGCGTGGCATGGCCAACCCCGCCGGCCGCGGCACCGGCATCGTCGCCGACGACCTCTATTCGCTGGGCGTCACCCTGCTGATCCTGGCGCTGGGCCGCAACCCGCTGGCCGGGCTGGACGACGACGCCATTCTGCAGGCGAAGATGGAGCGGGGATCCTATCCGGCCCTGGTCCAGCAGCACCGGCTGCCGCTGGCGATCAACGAGGTGGTACGCGGCCTGCTGGTGGACGATCCCAAGCAGCGCTGGACCCTGAACGACCTCGATTTGTGGGTGGCCGGCCGCCGGCTCAGCCCGAAGCAGCCGCAGATTTCCCGCCGCGCCGCCCGGCCGCTGGAGTTCCAGGGGGCCGAATACTGGCACTGCCGCACGCTGGCCCGCGCCTTCGCCCGCCATGCCCCCGCCGCCGCCAGCGTCATCGAAAGCGGCGAGCTGGACAAATGGCTGCGCCGGTCGATGGGCGACGAGGTGCGGGCGGAGGCGGTGAGCAACGCCATCCAGACCGCCTCCAGCGGCAAGGGCGGCAGCCAGGGCGACCGGCTGGTGGCGCGCGTCTGCATCGCGCTCGACCCCACCGCGCCCATCCGCTACCGCGGCCGGGCGATGATGCCGGACGGCATCGCCACCATGCTGGCCGACGCCTTCATGCGCGGCGAATCCCCCCAGGCGGTGGCGGAGGTGATCGCCAACCAGCTGCCGATGTTCTGGGTCAACGTCCAGGCCGACTTCAAGCCGGAATTCGTGCCGCTGGTGCAGACCTACGACCAGCTGCGCGGCTTCCTCGACCGCTCCTCCCACGGGCTGGGGGTGGAGCGCGTGCTGTACGAGATGAACCCGACGATGCCTTGCATGAGCGCCCTGGTCGCCAAGCAGCTGCCGACGACGCCGGCGGAGTTGCTGCGGGCGCTGGACTGGATCGCCGCCGGGGGCGAGCGGCACAAGGACCCCATCGACCGCCAGATCGCCGCCTTCCTCGGCGCCCGCAACAAGCGCGGGGACGAGCTGCTGTTCACCCAGCTCGGCAGCGGGGTGGAGCCGATGCGGCGGGTCATCGCCATGCTGACCATTCTGTCCGACATCCAGGCCCGCACCGGGGTGGACGGGCTGACGCATCTGGCCTCCTGGGTTGTGGCTCTGCTCGATCCCGCCTTCCGCCGCTTCCACAACCGGCCCCAGCAGCAGGAGGTGCGCAAGATGGCCGACGCCGCCGCGCACAACGGCCGGCTGACCGAACTGCTGAAGGTGGTCGACGATCCCGAGGCGCTGCGCCGCGACCGTCTGGAATTCGAAGCGGCGCAGATCGCCTATCGCGAGGCGGATGCGGAGATGGACAAGATCCGCCACACCATCTCCGACCGCAATGCCATCATCGAGACGTCGGGCCGGCAGGTCGCTGCCATCGTGTCGAGCCTGCTGTCGACCGTGCTGGTCGCCGGCATCATCCTGTTCTTCGCCTTCTGA
- the bla gene encoding class A beta-lactamase → MIGRRGFLVATGGALLFSATAAQAAKGKGSAADGLAERLAVLEERTGGRLGVAMLDTGSGRLQGWRVDERFPMCSTFKFLLAAAVLKGVDQGRERLDRRIPVTSADLVPYAPFAETRLNGTPPTVAELCEAAMTLSDNVAANLLLPGVGDPAGLTAFLRGIGDKTTRLDRNEPTLNTAIPGDPRDTTTPAAMVRSMERLLLGDVLRPDSRRQLSDWMIANKTGDKRLRAGLPAGWRVGDKTGTGTNGTANDIAILWPENRPPLLVASYLTQTAKEFKQHDSIHAEVARAVAGIVG, encoded by the coding sequence ATGATCGGAAGACGGGGTTTCCTGGTGGCGACGGGCGGGGCGCTGCTGTTCTCCGCAACCGCGGCGCAGGCGGCGAAAGGCAAGGGTTCTGCGGCCGATGGGCTGGCGGAGCGTTTGGCGGTGCTGGAGGAGCGGACCGGCGGACGGCTGGGCGTCGCGATGCTCGACACCGGAAGCGGCCGGCTGCAGGGCTGGCGCGTGGACGAGCGGTTCCCGATGTGCAGCACCTTCAAATTTCTATTGGCTGCCGCCGTGCTGAAGGGGGTGGATCAGGGCAGGGAACGGCTGGACCGGCGAATTCCGGTGACGTCGGCCGATCTGGTGCCCTATGCGCCCTTCGCGGAAACCCGGCTGAACGGCACGCCGCCGACGGTGGCCGAGCTGTGCGAGGCGGCGATGACGCTCAGCGACAATGTGGCGGCCAACCTGCTGCTGCCGGGCGTCGGCGACCCGGCCGGCCTCACCGCCTTCCTGCGGGGCATCGGCGACAAGACCACCCGTCTGGACCGCAACGAGCCGACGCTGAACACCGCGATTCCCGGCGATCCGCGCGACACCACCACCCCCGCCGCCATGGTGCGCAGCATGGAACGGCTGCTGTTGGGCGACGTGCTGCGTCCGGACTCCCGCCGGCAGCTTTCCGACTGGATGATCGCCAACAAGACCGGCGACAAGCGGCTGCGCGCCGGGCTGCCGGCCGGCTGGCGCGTCGGCGACAAGACCGGAACCGGCACCAACGGCACCGCCAACGACATCGCCATCCTCTGGCCGGAGAACCGCCCGCCGCTGCTGGTCGCCAGCTACCTGACCCAGACGGCGAAGGAGTTCAAGCAGCATGATTCGATCCACGCCGAGGTGGCGCGGGCGGTGGCGGGCATCGTCGGCTGA
- the adhE gene encoding bifunctional acetaldehyde-CoA/alcohol dehydrogenase has translation MVTTVKSLTDLNALISRVKAAQARFAEYPQEKVDLIFRSAALAAADARIPLAKMAVAETGMGVMEDKVIKNHFAAEYIYNKYKDDKTCGVLSEDDDAGILTIAEPVGLICGIVPTTNPTSTAIFKALIALKTRNGLVLSPHPRARRSTCEAARLVLAAAVEAGAPEDIIGWIDEPSLELSNAVMHHPDINLILATGGPGMVKAAYSSGKPAIGVGAGNTPAVIDEFADIKRAVASILMSKTFDNGVVCASEQSAVVVDAVYDAVRDRFAHHGGYILSAREADAVRKVLLTDGHLNADIVGQPAHAIAAMAGLTVPYATKVLIAEVTDIADSEPFAHEKLSPTLALYRAKDFPEACDKAAALVALGGIGHTSVLYTDQDQQAERIRHFGDKMKTARILINTPSSHGGIGDLYNFRLAPSLTLGCGSWGGNSISENVGPQHLINKKTVAKRAENMLWHKLPKSIYFRRGCLPFALEELRGKKRCLIVTDRFLFENGHVADSVRVLKSLGLEVETFFEVSADPTLAVVRKGVALANAFQPDVILALGGGSPMDAAKIIWVMYEAPEVAFEDLALRFMDIRKRIYTFPKLGVKAQLVAVPTTSGTGSEVTPFAVVTDERTGTKYPIADYELTPTLAIIDANLVMDMPKGLTAAGGIDAVTHALEAYVSVVANEYTDGQALQALKLLKENLPSAYRNGSKDPKARELVHNAATLAGIAFANAFLGVCHSMAHKLGAEFHIPHGIANALLIANVIRYNAADIPTKQTAFSQYDRPKGVARYAQIARHLELGGSRDHERVEKLIGWVEELKQALEIPASIQAAGVPEAAFLARVDAIAEAAFDDQCTGANPRYPLVAEIRQLLLDSYYGRAYAEPSAQDAAPVQAQAQAQAKPAARKDGGARKEAALAK, from the coding sequence ATGGTTACGACTGTCAAATCCCTCACCGACCTGAACGCCCTGATCTCGCGGGTGAAGGCGGCGCAAGCGCGCTTTGCCGAGTATCCGCAGGAGAAGGTCGACCTGATCTTCCGCAGCGCGGCGCTGGCCGCCGCCGACGCCCGCATTCCGCTCGCCAAGATGGCGGTGGCGGAGACCGGCATGGGCGTGATGGAAGACAAGGTCATCAAGAACCACTTCGCCGCCGAATACATCTACAACAAGTACAAGGACGACAAGACCTGCGGCGTGCTGTCGGAAGACGACGACGCCGGCATCCTCACCATCGCCGAGCCGGTCGGCCTGATCTGCGGCATCGTCCCCACCACCAACCCGACCTCCACCGCCATCTTCAAGGCGCTGATCGCGCTGAAGACCCGCAACGGTCTGGTGCTCTCCCCCCATCCCCGCGCCCGCAGATCGACCTGCGAGGCCGCCCGCCTGGTGCTCGCCGCCGCGGTCGAGGCCGGCGCGCCCGAGGACATCATCGGCTGGATCGACGAGCCCTCGCTGGAGCTCTCCAACGCCGTCATGCACCATCCCGACATCAACCTGATCCTCGCCACCGGCGGGCCGGGCATGGTCAAGGCCGCCTATTCCTCCGGCAAGCCCGCCATCGGCGTCGGCGCCGGCAACACCCCGGCCGTCATCGACGAGTTCGCCGACATCAAGCGCGCGGTGGCCTCCATCCTGATGTCCAAGACCTTCGACAACGGCGTGGTCTGCGCGTCCGAACAGTCGGCGGTGGTGGTCGATGCCGTCTATGACGCGGTGCGCGACCGCTTCGCCCATCACGGCGGCTACATCCTGTCGGCCCGCGAGGCCGACGCGGTGCGCAAGGTTCTGCTGACCGACGGCCATCTGAACGCCGACATCGTCGGCCAGCCCGCCCACGCCATCGCCGCCATGGCCGGCCTCACCGTGCCGTACGCCACCAAGGTGCTGATCGCCGAAGTCACCGACATCGCCGACAGCGAACCCTTCGCCCACGAGAAGCTGTCGCCCACCCTGGCGCTCTACCGCGCCAAGGACTTCCCCGAGGCCTGCGACAAGGCCGCCGCCCTGGTGGCGCTGGGCGGCATCGGCCACACCTCGGTCCTCTACACCGACCAGGACCAGCAGGCCGAGCGCATCCGCCATTTCGGCGACAAGATGAAGACCGCTCGCATCTTGATCAACACGCCGTCGTCGCATGGCGGCATCGGCGACCTCTACAACTTCCGCCTCGCGCCGTCGCTGACGCTGGGCTGCGGGTCCTGGGGCGGCAACTCGATCTCCGAGAATGTCGGGCCGCAGCACCTGATCAACAAGAAGACGGTGGCGAAGAGGGCGGAGAACATGCTGTGGCACAAGCTGCCCAAGTCGATCTATTTCCGCCGCGGCTGCCTGCCCTTCGCGCTTGAGGAGCTGCGCGGCAAGAAGCGCTGCCTGATCGTCACCGACCGCTTCCTGTTCGAGAACGGCCATGTCGCCGACAGCGTCCGCGTGCTGAAATCGCTGGGGCTGGAGGTCGAGACCTTCTTCGAGGTCAGCGCCGACCCGACTTTGGCGGTGGTGCGCAAGGGCGTGGCTCTGGCCAATGCCTTCCAGCCCGACGTGATCCTGGCGCTGGGCGGCGGCTCGCCGATGGACGCCGCCAAGATCATCTGGGTGATGTACGAGGCGCCCGAGGTGGCGTTCGAGGATCTGGCGCTGCGCTTCATGGACATCCGCAAGCGCATCTACACCTTCCCCAAGCTGGGCGTGAAGGCGCAGCTGGTGGCGGTGCCGACCACCTCGGGCACGGGCTCCGAAGTCACGCCCTTCGCGGTGGTGACCGACGAGCGCACCGGCACCAAGTATCCGATCGCCGACTACGAGCTGACGCCGACGCTGGCGATCATCGACGCCAATCTGGTGATGGACATGCCCAAGGGCCTGACGGCGGCGGGCGGCATCGACGCGGTGACCCACGCGCTGGAGGCCTATGTCTCGGTGGTGGCGAACGAGTACACCGATGGGCAGGCCTTGCAGGCGCTGAAGCTGCTGAAGGAGAACCTGCCCTCGGCCTACCGCAACGGCTCGAAGGACCCGAAGGCGCGGGAGCTGGTGCACAACGCGGCGACGCTGGCCGGCATCGCCTTCGCCAACGCCTTCCTGGGGGTGTGCCATTCGATGGCGCACAAGCTGGGGGCGGAGTTCCACATTCCGCACGGCATCGCCAACGCGCTGCTGATCGCCAACGTGATCCGCTACAACGCGGCGGACATTCCGACCAAGCAGACGGCGTTCAGCCAGTATGACCGGCCCAAGGGGGTGGCGCGCTATGCGCAGATCGCCCGGCACCTGGAGTTGGGCGGCAGCCGCGACCATGAGCGGGTCGAGAAGCTGATCGGCTGGGTCGAGGAGCTGAAGCAGGCTTTGGAGATCCCGGCCTCGATCCAGGCGGCGGGGGTGCCGGAGGCGGCGTTCCTGGCGCGGGTCGATGCGATTGCCGAGGCCGCCTTCGACGACCAGTGCACCGGCGCCAACCCGCGCTATCCGCTGGTCGCCGAGATCAGGCAGCTGCTGCTCGACAGCTACTATGGACGCGCCTATGCCGAGCCGTCCGCCCAGGATGCCGCTCCTGTCCAGGCCCAGGCCCAGGCCCAGGCGAAACCCGCCGCGCGCAAGGATGGCGGTGCCCGCAAGGAAGCGGCGCTCGCCAAGTGA
- a CDS encoding PHA/PHB synthase family protein, with translation MAETKAPPQASTPASPQVPDVKLPDPVEMSRAMTRIAEQSQRLVSEFLARQASDGAGPKSPDPMGVGHAFLEMTTRMMADPAKLMQAQMTLWQDYLTLWQRTTQRFFGQETQPVIAPAKDDRRFKDAAWDENTLFDFIKQSYLLSARWMQSTVNQVEGLDDHTAKKVDFYTRQFVDAMAPSNFVMTNPEVLRATIESGGENLVKGLEHLLKDLERGKGELRISMTDYDAFQLGKNIAVTPGKVVFQTSLMQLLQYTPTTPDVNKRPLMIVPPWINKFYILDLREKNSFIKWAVDQGHTVFVLSWVNPDETLAAKGFEDYMVEGPLAALDAIQKATGEKDVNAIGYCLGGTLLASTLAYMAVKKDDRIKSATFFTTMLDFAEAGELSIFIDEEQLTFIEGQMAEQGYLDGAKMATTFNMLRANDLIWSFVVNNYLLGKDPFPFDLLYWNGDSTRMPAAMHSFYLRNMYQKNMLAQPGAVSLKGVPIDLTKVKVPALFLSAREDHIAPWKSTYSGAQLFSGPVKFVLGASGHIAGVVNPPAANKYCYWTSDKLAKTSDEWLEKATQTPGSWWPEWNKWVGQFADGKVPARQPGDGALPALEDAPGSYVKVKNE, from the coding sequence ATGGCCGAGACCAAGGCCCCCCCCCAGGCTTCCACCCCGGCTTCCCCCCAGGTGCCCGACGTCAAGCTCCCCGACCCGGTTGAGATGTCGCGGGCGATGACCCGCATCGCCGAACAGAGCCAGCGGCTGGTTTCCGAATTCCTCGCGCGCCAGGCCTCCGACGGCGCCGGCCCGAAGAGCCCGGATCCGATGGGCGTCGGCCATGCCTTCCTTGAGATGACCACCCGCATGATGGCCGATCCGGCCAAGCTGATGCAGGCGCAGATGACGCTGTGGCAGGATTACCTGACCCTGTGGCAGCGCACCACCCAGCGCTTCTTCGGGCAGGAGACGCAGCCGGTCATCGCCCCGGCCAAGGACGACCGCCGCTTCAAGGACGCCGCCTGGGACGAGAACACGCTGTTCGACTTCATCAAGCAGTCCTACCTGCTGAGCGCCCGGTGGATGCAGTCGACCGTCAATCAGGTCGAAGGGCTGGACGACCACACCGCCAAGAAGGTCGATTTCTACACCCGCCAGTTCGTCGACGCGATGGCGCCCTCCAACTTCGTCATGACGAATCCGGAGGTCCTGCGCGCCACCATCGAGAGCGGCGGCGAGAATCTGGTCAAGGGGCTGGAGCATCTGCTGAAGGATCTGGAGCGCGGCAAGGGCGAGCTGCGCATCTCCATGACCGACTACGACGCCTTCCAGCTGGGCAAGAACATCGCGGTCACGCCGGGCAAGGTCGTCTTCCAGACCAGCCTGATGCAGCTGCTGCAGTACACGCCGACCACGCCGGACGTGAACAAGCGCCCGCTGATGATCGTGCCGCCCTGGATCAACAAGTTCTACATCCTGGACCTGCGCGAGAAGAACAGCTTCATCAAGTGGGCGGTCGACCAGGGCCACACCGTCTTCGTCCTGTCCTGGGTCAACCCGGACGAGACGCTGGCGGCCAAGGGCTTCGAGGACTACATGGTCGAAGGCCCGCTGGCGGCGCTCGACGCCATCCAGAAGGCGACCGGCGAGAAGGACGTCAACGCCATCGGCTATTGCCTGGGCGGCACGCTGCTCGCCTCGACCCTGGCCTATATGGCGGTCAAGAAGGACGACCGCATCAAGTCGGCCACCTTCTTCACCACCATGCTGGACTTCGCCGAGGCCGGCGAGCTGTCGATCTTCATCGACGAGGAGCAGCTGACCTTCATCGAAGGGCAGATGGCCGAGCAGGGCTATCTCGACGGCGCCAAGATGGCGACCACCTTCAACATGCTGCGGGCCAACGACCTGATCTGGTCGTTTGTCGTCAACAACTACCTGCTGGGCAAGGACCCGTTCCCGTTCGACCTGCTGTACTGGAACGGCGACAGCACCCGCATGCCGGCGGCGATGCACAGCTTCTACCTGCGCAACATGTACCAGAAGAACATGCTGGCGCAGCCGGGCGCGGTGTCGCTGAAGGGCGTTCCGATCGACCTGACCAAGGTCAAGGTCCCGGCGCTGTTCCTGTCGGCCCGCGAGGACCACATCGCCCCGTGGAAGAGCACCTACAGCGGCGCCCAGCTGTTCAGCGGCCCGGTCAAGTTCGTGCTCGGCGCCTCCGGCCACATCGCCGGCGTCGTCAACCCGCCGGCGGCCAACAAGTACTGCTACTGGACCAGCGACAAGCTGGCCAAGACCTCCGACGAGTGGCTGGAGAAGGCGACGCAGACCCCCGGCTCCTGGTGGCCGGAATGGAACAAGTGGGTCGGCCAGTTCGCCGACGGCAAGGTCCCGGCCCGGCAGCCCGGCGACGGCGCCCTCCCCGCCCTGGAAGACGCCCCCGGCTCCTACGTCAAGGTCAAGAACGAGTAA
- a CDS encoding ABC-F family ATP-binding cassette domain-containing protein, translating to MIRFDNVSKQNGHRILFLEASAALNRGEKIGLVGPNGAGKTTLFRMITGEEQPDGGQVAIEKQVSIGYFNQDVGEMSGRSAVAEVMDGAGPVSVVAAELAELEAAMADPDRADEMDAIIERYGEVQARFDELGGYELEGKAREVLAGLSFSQEMMDGDVGGLSGGWKMRVALARILLMRPDAMLLDEPSNHLDIESLIWLEGFLKGYEGALLMTSHDREFMNRIVTKIIEIDGGTLTSYSGDYTFYEKQRALKEKQQEAQFERQQAMLAKELKFIERFKARASHASQVQSRVKKLDKIERFEPPKRRQVVTFDFPPAPRSGDDVAVLKNVHKGYGSRAIYQGFDLTIRRKERWCVMGVNGAGKSTLLKLIAGATEPDAGTVTVGGSVRMGYFSQHAMELLDGDQTIFESLEAHFPQASQGSLRALAGCFGFSGDDVEKKCRVLSGGEKARLVMAIMLFNPPNFLVLDEPTNHLDLDTKQMLIAALGAYEGTMLFVSHDRHFLAALSNRVLELTPDGIHQYGGGYTEYVASTGQEAPGLHS from the coding sequence ATGATTCGTTTCGACAATGTCAGCAAGCAGAATGGTCACCGCATTCTTTTCCTGGAGGCCTCTGCGGCGCTGAACCGGGGTGAGAAGATCGGTCTCGTCGGTCCCAACGGTGCGGGCAAGACCACCCTGTTCCGCATGATCACCGGCGAGGAGCAGCCGGACGGTGGGCAGGTCGCCATCGAGAAGCAGGTCAGCATCGGCTATTTCAACCAGGATGTCGGCGAGATGTCCGGCCGCAGCGCCGTGGCCGAGGTGATGGACGGCGCCGGTCCGGTCAGCGTCGTCGCAGCCGAACTGGCGGAGCTGGAAGCGGCGATGGCCGACCCGGACCGCGCAGACGAGATGGACGCCATCATCGAGCGCTACGGCGAGGTGCAGGCGCGCTTCGACGAGCTTGGCGGTTACGAGCTGGAGGGCAAGGCGCGCGAGGTTCTGGCCGGCCTCAGCTTCAGCCAGGAGATGATGGACGGCGATGTCGGCGGCCTGTCGGGCGGCTGGAAGATGCGCGTGGCGCTCGCCCGCATCCTGCTGATGCGGCCCGACGCCATGCTGCTGGACGAGCCGAGCAACCATCTGGACATCGAAAGCCTGATCTGGCTGGAAGGCTTCCTGAAGGGCTATGAGGGCGCCCTGCTGATGACCTCGCACGACCGCGAGTTCATGAACCGCATCGTCACCAAGATCATCGAGATCGACGGCGGAACGCTGACCAGCTATTCCGGCGACTACACATTCTATGAAAAGCAGCGGGCGCTGAAGGAGAAGCAGCAGGAAGCGCAGTTCGAACGCCAACAGGCCATGCTGGCGAAGGAACTGAAGTTCATCGAGCGCTTCAAGGCCCGCGCCTCGCACGCTTCCCAGGTGCAGAGCCGGGTGAAGAAGCTGGACAAGATCGAACGCTTCGAGCCGCCCAAGCGCCGTCAGGTGGTGACCTTCGACTTCCCGCCGGCCCCGCGCTCCGGCGACGACGTCGCGGTTCTGAAGAACGTGCACAAGGGCTATGGCAGCCGGGCGATCTACCAGGGGTTCGACCTGACCATCCGCCGCAAGGAGCGCTGGTGCGTCATGGGCGTCAACGGCGCCGGCAAATCGACGCTGCTGAAGCTGATCGCCGGCGCGACCGAGCCCGACGCCGGCACCGTCACCGTCGGGGGCAGCGTCAGGATGGGCTATTTCTCCCAGCACGCCATGGAACTGCTGGACGGCGACCAGACCATCTTCGAATCGCTGGAGGCCCATTTCCCGCAGGCGAGCCAAGGGTCGCTGCGGGCGCTGGCGGGCTGCTTCGGCTTTTCCGGCGACGATGTGGAGAAGAAGTGCCGCGTGCTGTCGGGTGGCGAGAAGGCCCGGCTGGTGATGGCGATCATGCTGTTCAACCCGCCGAACTTCCTGGTGCTCGACGAGCCGACCAACCACCTGGACCTAGACACCAAGCAGATGCTGATCGCGGCGCTGGGGGCATATGAGGGCACCATGCTGTTCGTCTCGCACGACCGGCATTTCCTGGCCGCGCTGTCCAACCGCGTGCTGGAGCTGACGCCGGACGGCATCCACCAGTATGGCGGCGGCTATACCGAATATGTGGCGAGCACCGGCCAGGAAGCGCCGGGCCTGCACAGCTGA